The Cinclus cinclus chromosome 5, bCinCin1.1, whole genome shotgun sequence genome segment aaaaacccacttttaaaaaagaagaaagcaaaatccCCTTCACTTGcatacagtttttaaaatgaaatactCAAATTTAATGTAAAAGTAAATTACCACCTGTAGTGAAGGCACTGAAAAATACTGCAtccattttgtgtttttcttctgtgcatcTCTGAACCAGTGGTGAATGAGAATGTCAGTCTGGTGATCTCTCGGCAGCTGCTTACAGATTTCTGTACACATCTTCCAAGTCTCCCTGACAGCACAGCCAAAGAAATTTACCACTTCACCTTGGAAAAGATACAGCCCAGAGTTATTTCATTTGAAGAACAGGTGAGAGATCAATGATGAGGAGGGTTTTGGCTTGTGGGTTTGGCTTTAgtttttcccttccttgtctGCTGACTATTTCAAGCCTTTCTAAAAGCTGTTCAAAACAGATATTCCTACTGAGAGTCCAGTTTTTCAGTCCTGTACGCAGCAAACCTGAGCTAAATGCAGAGAGCACTTAGGACTGTGCAAAGGACTGTGCATCACTTGATCGTGATGATGGACCTGTAATTCCTCTGCTACCAGTAATTGGCTTGGTACAATGAAACAATCCTTGAGCTGCTGGAGATGTCTAGAGAGACAGACTGCTGCTCCTTGTATTGCCTTTTACCCCAGTAGTAGAACAGACAGGTGGTGTGAAGAGCATGCACCTTGGAAAAtagcttttgtttcaaaacaaataaattttctcttgtgtgtttattttagcCATAATCATTTTaccatgaaaaaatattttgatgaaaTCCCATTCTGCTTAAGTATGGAATatgctgctctgctttttcagttctgttctgtgttttgttgtATGAATGTGCAGTATCATTTGAAAGTTCTTAGAGAAGTTGTTTATATAAAAAAGCCCTTAGGATTTAGCATTGGAGTAGAAAGTCGAGGCAGTTTCTGCcatgatttttatttgcttctcttTATCTTTTGTCTTTCTAAGCAGCTTTTGCTCTGAGCTAAATGTGCTTGCCATGTATGTCATCATGGTTATACATAAATTAAATCCAGCACATCAGATGATTTATTTTACCCACACTTCCAGTTAAAAACCCAAGTTGTAAGCACTAACACTTCATCTGCTGACAGCCACTCTCCAAAGCAGAAGTTTCTTCATTAGGATCTAATCATAATTCACCTCATTCCTACCTCAGGGGCACTATATGAGGTGTAACTGCAAGAAATGGCTTGTGGCTCTTGGTGCTCCAGTTCTTGACAGATTTGTTTCATCTTTTTAAAGGCTTTATAAATGGTGGCTACTTCTGATGTTGATTCTGTTGTTCTTCAGGTGGCTTCAATAAGGCAACATCTTGCATCAATCTACGAGAAAGAAGAAGACTGGAGAAATGCAGCACAAGTGTTGGTGGGGATCCCTTTGGAAACAGGGCAAAAGTATGTTACACTCAGTTCTGTGGTGTTATCTGTACCTGCTCTCTGTACTGAGCTAGACCAGCAAGtgagaattttggggtttgCTGCACCAGAAGTTACTCACTATTAATTAGTCTTGCTGATAAGCAAGTCTTCTTAATAGTACTGTGCAGAAATGTTTCTCAGGTTATTGAAAGGTCCTTGAAAAGTTTTTCAATGTGTCCACCTTCTCAGTTCAAAATGAAGACATAGTTTGAAACTATATTAACAAATACAGTTGGGGATGtttcagtttggtttgtttgttggggcTTTTTAGCTGTAGAACCCTTGCTTTTACTTTTCTCTGCCagtcctttctcctttctcagtTTGCACATAGAGAGAATTGCTGTAGGCTTTGCCTATTTAACAAGTATTTGTTCCACTGCAAGGTTGATTCTTAATTCAAGTGGTTTACCACTGGTGGCAAACttccaaaccacaaaaaacagaTTATGAGAATGTACATTTGTGTCTTGGTGGACAGCATTATTTCTACTTGTGCTTGCAGGAGCCAGTTCTTTATTGGCATTCACCTCAAATTTCCTTACTCTGTACAGAAAGCACTGATTTGGTAgtagggaagaagaaatgttgCCAAGTGCTTAAGAATCATAACAAAATTTTAGAGCAGCTAAGAGCAATGGTTGTTCTGGAGCAACTCTGAgcatttgttcttttctttcccctacAGGCAGTACAATGTAGATTATAAACTGGAGACCTACCTGAAAATTGCCAGGCTGTATCTGGAGGATGATGACCCAGTTCAAGCAGAAGCTTACATCAATCGAGCTTCCCTGCTTCAGAATGAATCAACTAATGAACAGCTGCAAATCCATTATAAGGTTGTCTAACCTGCTTTATTGCTTTCTCTTCCTAAAGGGAGACAGTTCCACATTGAGATGCTTCAATGCACTGCCACTAAAACTTTCATCATGAGAAAAGAGGCAGAGGGAAAATCTGTATGGTTTTGGGAGCTTAAAAGACACATCTTAGCAATAATTGAACAGCTCATTCCTTACCATTTGGAGTTAAGTCTGTAATGGTTCCTTAAATGCCAGTTTTactgatagaaaataaaaactaggctaaaaatgtctgaaatatTGTTAAAAATACTTCACCTTTGTCTATAAATCTAAGAGGGGGAAACAATTCCATCCAATATCAGAGACAGTAGAAGTTGCTCCCACCCGCAAGTTATTAAATAATAAGTCCCATACATAAAAGTAGCTTAAAGTCTTAAGTAGTAAATTAACTGCTGACatccctgcttttttttgtgggtttacTGTGTACATAGTTCATACACAAATTTCTCAAACCATTTTAGTAACTGATGAGCAGTGATGACTAAAGTGTAACAGAACTGATCAAATGTGGTGGTGTTAAAAATTCTGTGACACAAAGCAGATGTGCCATGACCAGTAACTCAGCATCTGGTGGTTTTCATTCGttggttttccttccttttttcctcatccCATGTTTCATTTTGAAGTGTGCTCTCAGTTGAAAGTGTAAACATTTTCTGTGAATCTTAGAAAAGCACCATGGAAGGAAGAAATATCAGGTGGTGTTACTGTGCTGAAAGGGGAAAACCAATACTTGAGGCATAAACTGCTGTCCAAGTGGTAGCTGTCAGTTTTAGTAGTGAAGAGGAAACTCAGGTAAGTACAGTATCATCTGTACAAGATTTGAGTTACTTAGTCTCAATTCTTGGCTTTTAGACATTTGCAGTGTTTAACACATGGACAGTGGTGGGAAATGTCCTTTTGTTGATTTCCCTGATACTTTAGCAAGGACTTGTCAAGTCAAGCTAATTCTTTGAAGGCACACATTTCCCTGGGAAACAGAAGAGCAATATTTATGGGAGCCATTGCTGGATAGTGTGTAATTTTTACACACCTGTACTATGCAGccacctctgctgcttttctttttctgggatATCTTTCCTTTCTAGGTTTGCTATGCTCGGGTACTCGACTACAGAAGAAAGTTCATTGAGGCTGCCCAAAGGTACAACGAGCTGTCCTACAAGAGCATAGTCCATGAGACTGAGCGGCTGGAGGCATTGAAACATGCATTGCATTGCACTATTTTGGCATCAGCAGGTAAAATGTGCCTTACATTTTTGTGTAAAAGGTATTTCCCCTGAAGCAAGTCAGCCTGTGTATTACTTGTATTACTAAGTCTTGGTGAGGAATCTAAAGTTGTGAACAACATGTATTCACAGAATTACATTTTGGCAAAATGTTAGCTCAGAGTTGGATTAGTTCAGTGTCTTTGCCTTTGAATGGAACACAACCAAATTCCTTCTTCAGTAGAGCTTTGTTGGCTGTTATTTGCATGCATTGGGGGAAAAAggttttccttcctgctgtttACCTCTAAGTACTCGGTGTTTTGGTGGTCAGTTATGACAATTCCTCTTGGCTTTCCTAGGACAACAGCGTTCCCGCATGCTTGCTACTCTCTTCAAGGATGAGAGATGCCAGCAGCTTGCAGCCTATGGGATCTTGGAGAAAATGTATCTGGACAGAATTATCCGTGGAAATCAACTGCAGGAGTTTGCAGCTATGCTAATGCCTCACCAGAAAGCAACTACAGCTGATGGTACACACTTCTTTAAAACCTTGTAATGCTAGGTGTTCTTCCCTGGGAGTTAGACTTCCCAAATCAGTCAAGAAATGCCatgaaaaagaatttattaTTGTTTATATCATTATTTAAGATATATTTTCCAGCATGTACAGTTAGGCAGTAGAGCTTCTTAGATATAGTTCTTATCTGGCAAATCTTTCTGATTTGCCATTAAGGTTTTGAAATACtcttctggaaaataatttggcacattttctttccctgtccACGTACAGTCCTCTTCACTGACAACTTCCCAGTGTTTCTAACAGAGTCTCTGTCCTCATGAGCTTCTCAGGCACTGTAGGTGCAGAGTAGGGTGCCTGGAAACCCGTGACATGCATATCAGCCATAAATGGCCTGTACTGATGATACATTTATTGGAACTGCTTCCTGACTTGACAGGAAGGTGACATAGTGAGGGGGTGGTTTGGACCTGACATGTGTGTCCACTGACATGACACTAAGTCCTGAACCTCTGAACAGTCAGAAGAAATGCCAAGTAATGACTTTTATCCGAAACATGCTGGTCTCAGTTTTCTAGATTGGAAgaattaaaagaggaaaaatacataAGTGTGAAATACCTCTGAATCAGGAAAACTTTCCTCGTGAAAAATAATTGttaattaaggaaaaataagtaACCATATACTTGCAGAAGTGAAAACTGGGTTAAAGGTACTTGCTAGCAATATGCTGCATCCCTTCCCTTGTTGTTTATTTATAACCTGTACTGTTTGTCCTTAAAGAATGCAGGTTAGCTGGTGTTCAGTTATGTGCTTGTCATCAGCAAGAGGTTAAGGGGGAAATTAGTTACACTGTTGAAAGCTGCTCAGTCAAGAAGACAGACATCAGATAAGGAAGGGTTTATCACGAGCAGAGTCAGAGAGGTTAATTGTACCCCTAAGAGCCATAATGAATAATAAGAAAACACCCAATGGTCTTCCATTTG includes the following:
- the COPS4 gene encoding COP9 signalosome complex subunit 4, with the protein product MAAGAVRQDLAQLMNSSGSHKDLAGKYRQILEKAIQLSGVEQLEALKAFVEAMVNENVSLVISRQLLTDFCTHLPSLPDSTAKEIYHFTLEKIQPRVISFEEQVASIRQHLASIYEKEEDWRNAAQVLVGIPLETGQKQYNVDYKLETYLKIARLYLEDDDPVQAEAYINRASLLQNESTNEQLQIHYKVCYARVLDYRRKFIEAAQRYNELSYKSIVHETERLEALKHALHCTILASAGQQRSRMLATLFKDERCQQLAAYGILEKMYLDRIIRGNQLQEFAAMLMPHQKATTADGSSILDRAVIEHNLLSASKLYNNITFEELGALLEIPAAKAEKIASQMITEGRMNGFIDQIDGIVHFETREALPTWDKQIQSLCFQVNNLLEKISQTAPEWTAQAMEAQMAQ